A segment of the Trifolium pratense cultivar HEN17-A07 linkage group LG7, ARS_RC_1.1, whole genome shotgun sequence genome:
gtggatttccttcctggattggtatcccccagagtaggcagttggctgaactgggttaacaattacttgtgtcatttatttattttctgtcagttttttatatgttatataagatgtgccaacaatagataACAACATTatacacaaagtagttgttgggacatcttaggcaacatcattctagtgataccagaatttcaatatGAACTGAAATCTATGTTTGTATGTACAGGCAACCGGCGTATGCCAAATTGTATGTTACAACAGACTCCTCTACGAGTAGTCACCTATACCGATGCACATGAAGGTGAAAACATTGTTGGAAACAATCAGATGGCGTATGAATATCTTGGACTATATAGAGTAGAGGGTCGCGGTGAAGTAGACACTGCACAAGGCTTCAGAGTCCATGAGTTCTATCTCAGACCATATAATGAAGGTAAGAGCTGCAACTTAAAAATACGCATTTGAATATTATGTTTATtgcattaattaaaataatcttttgtcGGTCTCTATACATGAGTCTAGTTCTGTCAATGGATCGGATCAGCCTAAATACATATTCGAATTCATTTAATTTATCAAATTTGGATTGGCTCGGATCACATCTCAGATATTTTAGAGGTCGATCCATATCCAATCGTTTAATTTAATGGATAAACGGATCAGATTTTCGGATATTCATTAATCGATTTTATGTAACTTTTTCAGATATTCATTGATCCATTTTATGTAACTTTTGTACTGCTGttgtgttttaattatatgTTATCTGTTCTATAAAAGTATTTTATATAAtgttattctcatttttatatgaATACCGTTGTGAGTGACAAATGCATTACGAATGTCCAGGGTTTGGAATCTAGTCAATgtgttgaaggagaagaaaattGGTGTAGGTGCACATTGAGTGTCCAGGATGCAAGATATGATCTATGAATCATCAAACTTGTAGTATTTGATGTTTTAGTTTGTCTAAATAATTAAAACTCCACCAATGTATCATTTgtccaaattgaaacctaaaataaacgtaagggatcaatATATCTAATTAACAACATTAAGGGAAGTTTCGGTTATGTGGAACCTAAAATAAGGAGAAGAAAATTGGTGTAGGTGCACATTGAGTGTCCAGGATGCAAGATATGATCTATGAATCATCAAACTTGTAGTATTTGATGTTTTAGTTTGCTAAATAATTAAAACTCCACCAATGTATCATTTgtccaaattgaaacctaaaataaacgtaagggaccaatataTCTAATTAACAACATTAAGGGAAGTTTCGGTTATGTGGAACCTGTTAGTTTGCTTGTTATATTGCGAGTGCCACTGCAATTGCTTTGTTGCAATAGAATGTTATCATTTTCAAGTAGGCAACAGCTCAATGAATGTGAAATCTCAGGTCCATTAGAATTTAAACATTAATTTAGTATAGAATTTAAACATTAATTTGTTAATATCTTGTGTTAACTTCTCTTAAAAAGTATTGTTAATACAAACACAATGGGATGTTTCTGGTTCGAATATAAATTTGGGCATTCAACGACATTAAAACTCTTGTGAAGAGTTTATCGTTCATTTAGGTCTCACAAAACTCAAGAAACTAGTCTTTACGATCATACACAAAGGTACCccaattacaaataaaacaaagaaaagaaaaatgcaaTCTGACCCCAACACCATACTCTACTTTGATGGGAAAAGAAATCTTTATGCTCCCCTTAAACAGGTAGAAAAGATTATAAATGTTTTCAGTCTTTGCCTGTATCTCTGTCTCTAAAAACAGatgctattttttgtaaaattgcaTTAATATTAGTTATGTCTTTTTGAAGATTAATGTTGTAAGCTTATCTAGGGATAATCTtgcaacaaatttaaaaaaattatcgcaAAATATTATTCTTAAGAGACTTCAATATTGTGCCACATTTCAAATAATTAAGTCAAGAGAAAAAGGAAACAGCTTAGTAAACCAAATCTTatttatactcttttttttttttttgattgaaTCTTATTTATACTCTTCTGTCACACATAATTTTACATTTCTTTTGACAGGCACGGGCGAGGACTTATACATTATAATTTGTACATTGAATTAACTTCATTGATCTGTAATTAAGTAACCTATTTTGACGTAGACCAAATGacatttgaaatatataatcTTTAATATGCAATAAGTTTTTAAATAAGATGGCTACttgacaaattttttatttttttaaataagatagCAGTATAGAAAATCAGATAACAATTTGATTACTTTTGTTTTGACAAAGGTAAGCTCATagcatataataatttgttaaatACATATTGAAAATTTGGATCTAACTAGATGAGCTACCCTTGATTAATTATGTACATTTTACCATCAATATAATTAGAGCAAACCAAATGTCCGTTACGTCTCATCTTGATTTGGCTATACTTGTATGTAGCCAGCCATGTTAGCTTCACATGAGAGAGCCCTTTTTTTAAGGCTAAAAACTCATCAGTCAGCTCGGCCCTTTTCCTATTCAGCTTTGCCGCCTATTAAGAGAATAGTCAAGACAGTCCAACAATATAACCCTCCAAAGTAAACAAAGCTATACCATAGTCGGGTGTTAGGACAAATGCATGCAAAACACTTTTCAGGTCAGTCATCATCATCTGATAAACATACTAAATCTGCAGACGCAGCTTGATGCGATGAGTTAATCACCATGCTACTGCTATTGGGCCCAAATCTGGATAGGTTAGCGGGAGCCGTATCTGACAAACGCGAAATAACATTTGGGGAGGTTATATTAGATTGATTGCTAACATTCCCATGTGAACCCGTGAGAGGTAAGTTAGGAGTGGCTAATCTGCCTGCACTGTCAGGCCGGTATCCCGTTTGTGGATTAGACTGATGGGTTGTTGGTCTTTGCAAGGGTGGGACACGAGCATGTGAGGGAGAAATTGCTCGAAGGTTACTAGGAGCTGTCTGACTTAGATTTCGGAGTAGAAGAGGATGGAAACTGGAGGGTGGAACAGAATTTGGGGGTCTAGAAGATTGGAGATGTGGTGCAGGGGCACGTATCTCGCCACCAGTTTGAACATCTCGGGCGATTGAAGACCTAGTAGTGTTAATGAGAGGTGGTCTTGCAGAGACACCGGAGGAAGTTCCAGACTTATTGTAACCAGGCGGTACCATATGCTGTGACTTAGGAGCAATGGGGGGACTCAGCAGACTGGTTGCAGGAGGCTGACTGGGAGCAATGGAGGGACTCAGCAGACTGGTCGCAGGAGGCTGACCGGAAGAACCAGAAACCACTAATGACCGAGTAGCAGTTTGTTGACTCGAACGTTGATGCAACTGCCGCGGAAGTGAATCTGAAATCAAGATAGAGATTAGAAAAAATACTCGAAACAGAAAACTCAGTGCTGCAAGCCTTCCACATTTAGTGATTTGTATGCCTGCTGCTGAATAGATTACATAAACAAGACATGAATGCAAACACACTATGCGCAagagtattttgtttttttgggataagagtacatattttatttatttttggacaaaGGATAAGAGTACATATTTAAGTGTGTACCTTTGCCATCCTATCCCAATGTTAGACTAATTCGACCAACCAAGAACAATAATACCATAAAACtactgaaacaatttttttaaaaactgcaTATATAATTTTGCTTAAAATTGGCCttcttagaaaaaaataaataataagagAACCAAATTATTATCCTTGGCAAGGACTCTCACAGCCTTAGTAGTATCTGCCAACTCAGGTTTATTGCTTCGGTAGAAACTTGATcagtcaacaaaaaaacaacagaTGGCAAggaaagataaataaattaataaaccaCCAACACGAGACATAGTTGGAAAGGAATTGAAGTGAAGTTTGGTTTCGGTAACCAATCAAAATCAGAGCTTTAAAAGCAATGTTAACACTTAGATGTCTATGAAAAACAAACATACCATGTTGCATTCCTGAAGCACCGGGTGCTTTAAGATCCAAGCATTTAGACCTAAAAGCATCAGCCAATAACTTATTCACACAAACTGTGTTAAGATTTGTATCCAAAGTCTTCTTTGTTCGCTGAAATTCAACTTCCATCTCTTGAAATTTAACATCATACTTTTTTCGAAGCTCCGCTAATTCCTTTTCAAAATCAGATTTCAACCGCAATTTCTGCTCCAACAAGAATAATACTTTAGTAATCAGAAAAGATAGGAACCTAGAATAAGTATTCATCAGATTAAGGTCATATGAGTAAACCAGAAACTAACCGAATCTTCATGGCTTTTCGAAGTTTGTTCTAttgctttttgtattttttcaaattcaattttcagTGGATCATAGGACAAATGTGGAAGCCTTGTGGAAGACGAAGGGGCTGTAGATTGGATAGGGTGATTATTCATCTCCAAAGGAGTTGACAAATTTCTTGGGTTGGCAGACTGTGTTCTAACTCTACTGGCTGTAACTGAATCAAGATCTGAATTTGAGACAGGGTGCACGGCAGCTTGATTTGAATGTAAAAAAAGTGCTGAATTTGAGTGTGGCTGCGCAACATTTTTATTTGGAACCGCAGAAGATGGTTCAGGATGATGAGTGGGGATATCTGGTACATTGCTCGGCTGATGTTCATCTTCAGTTGCTAAATGAAAATTAGACAAACCCAGCATACCCAAGTTGGAAGAGAGCTCTGCAGCAGCTAATTGATGCACCTGCTTTGGAGGCACCGTGATTTGATTGGCTGGTACAACATCAGCTGAACGAGATGCCAGTTGAACTTGTTCATAAGAATTTTGCATTTCCCCAGCTGAATCCTTGTCAGCAGCAGACTCCACAGACGGCAATTGTTGCCCTTGTTCTAGAGGCTCCATGACATTAACTGGTCTAGAAGATACTGGAGCACTGGTCACAGTTCCGAGTACTCCTCCCTCCAGGTCATTTGTGGTACTATTATCCACCAGCACAGCATTTGTTGAAGGCTCTATATCCTTATGACAATCTGCCACTGCATGACTATTTTCTGGCACAGTGACAGGAATATCTCCATCAGGAATACTCAAGAGTCCATCAGGTATTTGTTGCTCCAAAGGTGGATTTGAAAGGGAAATTGTATCTCGACAACTGGTTGAACAAGCAGCTTGACAAGGCCTTGGTGATGAAACACCATCTATAACTGGCACATCTATTGAACCTCTGTCGGATATTTGAGCCACATATGAAGGGGGACTCTGCAGCAGACAATCAGTGAAATTGACGGCCTCAGACATTTCAACATGTACCTGTCTTTTTGATACACTTACAGAGTCCCCTCCATTAGTAGTTTCTTGCACTTCACCTGGAATTTGCCCTTCAGGTACGCTTGATGAGACTCCATCAGAACACTGGTGCACTGGATGTGTGGCATTCTCACAATCTGGCAAGCATGCGGTACCTAAACTAGGAATCTCACAACCATCTCGAGACCGATGGCCAAAATTTGCACACCTATTATCTTCATCTGTCATGCTTGTAGCACAATCAGAATTCTGTTCTCTGCAATCTGGCAAGCACGCGGTATCTAAACTAGGCTTCTCACAACCATCTCTAGACTCATGGCCAAAATTTTCAGACCTAATAGCTTCATCTGTCATGCTTGTAGCACCATAAGAATTCTGCTCTCTGGAATGGGAAAGTTTAGAGAGAATATTTTCCTGACTGACATGTTGATTTTCAGTTGTATTATGGTCCTCATTTCCAGAGACTGCCCGATCATTTGAAACCATAATGTCCATTTCATTAGCCCTGTCATGCTTGACCAGAGAATTTTGTTGTTCAACTGTTTTATCAACTGAAGGGGAATTTTTTTGAGGAACCACAGCCCCAGTCTCTTTCATGGATTCAGCCACATTATCACACATCTGCGAGTAATCAAACCCAGTCCCAAGTTCCTTTAAAGCAACTATGTTTCGCAATTCGTTTTTTGCCCAAGATTTCAAATCTTCCACCCAAGTGGTCTCACAGTCTTGAACCTTTAATATATGAGCTGAATGTTTGTCCTCGAGATCTTTGAGACTTGTTTCATACTGAAATTCCAGATCTTCAATCCTTTTTTGATGTTCaatgttcaaaattttgagcATTTCTATTCTCGTCACCTCATTAGGAGAGCAGGATCGCGTGAATGCTAACTCTATTGTGTATTTTCTCTCCAATTCAGCCTTTTGAGCCTCATTAGACGCTCTCAACCTTTGTTTCTCTTCCTGGTGCATAAGGCGTATCTTATTCAGcgttttttcacactttttctgaatttttttaatgctTTTGGACAAATCTTTTTTGAACAATTCAACCTCTTGTGCCACTCCAGTACATGAAACTCTTGGTGATTTAGAAGCTTTTGGAGAAGAAGTATTATTACAATTTTCTGTACgatgtaaaaatattttctttagaCACCGCAGCATAGAAAAAATGAGGTCCACCTCTCCTTTCTTAcagtcaaaattcaaattttgttccGCAAGAATAAGAGAAGCCTTGTGGTCAAGTTTGTGATTTAGCAAAGAAGCAGCAGTCCAAATCTGAAATTTGCATAATACAAGGAGGGGATTATCAGTCATACTTATACATTATACTTATACATTACATACAAATAAATGCAACCACGGAATATATGCATTTACAAGAGGTAGAAAACAAAGTCCTATAACAACCTATTTTACATATTATTAACTACAATATACTAGAAAAAAAAgcaaagaggaaaaaaaagtgATGTGACAGTAACATTCTCTCCGTTTCAAATGGAATAAAAAAGAACTGAGAAAAAAAGAGTGAAATTTATACAtattaagaacaaatattaAACAGAAGGAGGAAAATCATGTTGAGCTTTATATCTATCCTATGCTTTATATCTATCCTATGCTTAAGTTTTGTCCAttactatttttctttcttccataTTATCTTCCACAAATATGATGACAAAATGACTACAAGCCAAGTTTATTTGATTATACTTGTGCCCTGCACTGATGACAATGAGGCTTGAGTCTAGCCATGTTATGAACGAGCTCACTAAACAACGCAGAGCAAGATCAGCccaaacaaaaatttcaaagcaTACATGCAGTTGACTAACCAGATCAAGTGCAAACAAAAAATTGCTTTGATGGTTGGCTTGCAACAGAAAAATGTCAAATGTgtgaaaaatcaacaaatttattattggatttccccaaaaataaataagatacaCACACAATACACAAAATTAGGGAAGCTAGATAGGATAAAACGAAATCAAATTCCAGAAAATACTACTGCTTGAAAGGAAAAAGAAGCCCAAATTTTAACAAGAGTCACATATCAGAGTATGGAAAGAATCAagaataaataaacaaacaaaacaccaattttatttattttatttaagaaaacatAAGCTATAACAGAAACAAGGATGTGATAGAGAAGGGGTGATTGAAGAAAAGGATTTTATAGATAAAAATGCAAGAAATATTCTGACCAGAGATATTTGAAAAGCCTGTAATATTGACACGGGTTCCCTATCGACATGGTGATGGTTCATAACATACTCAAGAAAATTGTCAACCATATTCTTGACATTATCCTGCATTAGAAAATATGTCACCATAACATCAAATTCAAACTAATAATAGAGCTCAGATTTCGTTAGCACAAACAATCTGGTAATAAAAATGCAATCTTGTAAGGGGCCAATGCAGGAAAACAAACAGAGAGTAAAACTTAACAAAGAGAAAAACATGCTGCATACTGGAAGAAGAAGAACGTCACAGAGCTTTGTGATCTGTGGCTTCAGCAAAAGATGTAAGCTCCTCTGCTCATCATGTATTCTGCCGTTTTTCTCGGATCCAACACCATTATCCTGAGGTTTATCTGGTATTTGATCAAGCAAACAAAGTGAGTAAGGTTGATCAAGCAATAAAAGTGAGAAATGACAGTAATTAACATTGAATGGCTACACCAACACAAATACTTGAACTAGGAAAGAATTGAGTGACTTTACCCACTAGATCTCCAAAGATTCCTGCAAAAGTATATTACTGGCCTCAGAGGATATATCATAAAAACACCAAAGATAATTCTTACTATTAGTTAGTTAACCTCATTAATGACCTGTTTGttactaatcaatttaaaagcAATTATGATAGAAATAATTTAGAGATGTTTAGAAGAAGCAGAAACTTTTAAGTTTGtcttattttttaaagtaatttttaaCTTGTTTGCATACAATAACATAGGACTAGAAGTGCTTATTTTCgacaaaataacatttttaagaaaaatcacattttttaaaacctggtaaaaaaaagtatattggAAAAACAATAGGTTTTAATGATAATTCTCAGGTACTTTCATATTTAGTTTAAACATATGCCTCTTTCAAAAAAGgtgattttttttcacaaagTTTGCATAACAACCAGCCACTAACCTGCCTTGACTCCAGTGGGTAACTTTTCACCTTCAGATTTCGATGTAGGCTGATCAACAGTATTGTTGCTCACTTTCATGCGCTTCTTTGTTATGCCTTCATTCACAGGGTTGGTCCCACCTTCCAAATTATTGAAACAATGAACTCTCTTCCGGCTCCGCTGAGATGGACTACTTGAGTACTTCCATCGAAAATGTTTTCCCTCCAATAGTTTAGTCCAAAAAGTTTGTGGTGACTCTTCATCCAGCGACCCAAGTTTCAGTTCACCAAGCAAAGGAAAATTGGAACAGTAGGATCCTCCGTTTTGCTGGACTTTCAATAAAATTGAGTGACTGCTCGTGTCCGAATCTTCACCAGCATCAGATAGACAGGATGTGAACTCTGAAACTGTTTTTTCTAGCAGTGGTATAGGACTTGACGTAGAAGTTGAACCGTCAAGGGAAACCCCCAACTCGTCAAAAAGACGAGAAGCACCCCACATCAAGAGAGTATGATTGAGACCCCGGCTTGAATATAGACAGTTTATGTCTAGGGCCTTATCTTGCGTAGCAAGAATTAAAGCTTTCTCTTCAGCAGTGAAAGCTGTATATAAACGGAACATTTTGATAAATTGAAACTGTGAATCAAGTGTTATCTTCTGAAGGGATCTTAGATCATTCATTGGGTTCCAATCACTATCAAATATAATAACAGTGTCAATTGATGACAATTTTATGCTAGGAAGGCAGGCACTAGTTTCCATCAGAAAGACAAATCGCTTATTATTCTTGTCATTAAATTTCTTCATGGCAGCTTGCTTCTTAGAAGATGAAAGACTTTTATCAATTCTTTCAAATGAATCTACATCAAATCTTTGTCGCAGGAAGTCATCTAAAATATCTCCAATTGAATCCTTTCCAATAGACTGCAAATTCAATAACAAATTCTTATAACTCAATTACCTAGTTTCCCTCAAGCGGATGAACACACAATATAAAAGAAAGCGGCGTATGACATTCACTATGCAGTCACCAACAGACATACACAAGTACAGTCAGAAAATTAGAAAAAGTGGTCATGACGATGCCAAAAAAACAACCACCATGCCTCCGTGcatttgatttgctaaaaaaagaATGACTAGACAATACAAGAatccttgtttaatttttgaaaattgctGTGGGACAAAGCAAAACAAATCAAAGATGACAGTAGATGGGAAAAAAGTGCAAAAATGTGTTTCTCAAGAAAATCAAAGGATAACTTTTAGTCCCATGcacaatttaaagaaaaaacaaaaattccaCTTCTTGATAGATAACACTCATCCTCAAGTCCCCTTCTCTCCATCAATGGTTTTAACCTTTCTCCATCCCTCTCTTCCCCTCCTCTACTCGAAACTGTTTGTGTTGTACAATTACTACCAAACAATGAAGAGAATCAAAAGTTATGTCGTGAAGTGAACTAGTATATGTTGTTAATCTCGGATAGCGGCGTGTAGCGCCGACCCTCAAAAATGCTATTGCGGTATAGCGGGTAGTGCTATAGCGGTATAGCGGTCATgtacaaattaaacataaattccaacaacatacataaaatagaaaaatacccaaaattaaaaggactttcttacttaataattatactaaatattgtcatttaccATCAAAATAGGTTCTAAATAAAGACTAATAACATTCCATGATTTTACTTCTCCCGATATCCTCAACCGATGCTTCTTTGCTCTTGTTATTCCTCCACTGGaagggtgaaaacaaaaatcacaaataATTGTTTTCTTGCTGCTGTCTTTATAAGAATTCCACTTCCAACCTATATCAAGGTTGTCACTAGTAGGCTTAATGAAGCCTCTGTTATCAGCAGTTCTAGAAGATGGTGCCATTGCGCTACCAAACCGCTCACTTAtgatttatttccaaaataaggattttcatcaatttttttccctccaaaACGCTAAAGCGGCCAAATAGCGCTACCAAACCGCTACGCCACCGCTACCAAAACGCTATTTTCCTGCAAATCGCGGCCGCTATTTCCGCTTCTCTAAATAGAGGAAAGCAGCCTTATAGCATAGCAGAGAGGTGGTAAAACGCTACGCTATAGCGCTATAGCAACATCCTAGGAACTAGTTACTCTTAAAGAGTCTTATTCATTAATGATAAAAACATGTTTCTAAGCTGTCGAAACTCTAAAACAATGCTCTATTCACTAATACCGTAATACGATCCTAACCAATCTTAAAAGAAAACTTGAACAGTGACAGTGAGATTTCTCTTACTCTAACAAGTAAAATTTTACCTCTCTCAATCACACACATAtatcaacaacacaacaacaacaaacaaacaaacaaacaaaaaaagccTTATCCCACTAGGTGGAGTCAACTACATGGATatggatcaaatgacaccataATGCACTTATCTTAGATCATATCTTTAACCAAATCATTGACATCTAATCATGGTAGTCGGAATCACGAGTCAACTCATAAGAGCATACGAGACCACAATGTTGCTGCCACTGAGTGTGCCTGTGCAAGGCTAAGATCGCAAGTGGTGTGGGCGCGGCAGAATCAGCGCACAAAGCCACGGGATCATATGCATCAGTGTATTTTTGTCGAGTTGCAAAGAAGACACCTACTGGGTGTGTGGGTCAAGTATGTGACCCGGTTATGGAGTAACACAATAGTGTTTTTCACAAAGCATGGAAAGAAACTCATAGGCGATATATGGGAAGATAGTTTGCAAAATGCATACCTGGAAAAGCACGAGTGCCCGTAAGTTATTTTTTCTCAACTCTGTGAGCATTGAATCAAGTAGTTGCAGCTTGCCACTTGCTTTTATTCCAACATTTAGATACTCAACTAATTTTTCTTTGTCACTCGGATAATCAACTTCTTCAAGGTCCTTGAATAGTAAAGTTTGCACGGACGGATCATTAACATAGGGATGATTACAACACTGTCGAGAGATACCACAACCaaaaaatgaaaccatttagaAAGTTCATAGCCACTTGGCAGCTGTGGAGTTAATTGAATAAGTAAAGAAACACCATAGCAACTATTGCAAAAAATACTcagttgtttaccaaattcgtTCTAGTTTTTTGTTAGGGGGGCCAAATAAACTTCagaatatatacataaaaaattatatacaaaaaggattttaatgattaaaatagataaattctTCAATTTAACCACATGAATCCAAACCTATTTTGATAATTGGTTGATGAATCTCAGATAGTAGGTTTAACTCCAACACATAAATTGGCTTGTAAGGCGAGAATTGTCAAGGCTTTGTAAGCTCTATTTAGGTCATATCACTAGGAGGTGTGAGATTTGTACTTTACTCAAGCACAACCCCACACCCAGAGCTCTTGTGTCTTCTGCCTGAACAATTTTGGTAGCGCAACAATGAATCTAGGATAGTCTCCAATATTATCTTAGGTTTTCAGCCTAACCCAACCCCACAAAACtagcttgtaaagtgaggattgttAAACTTGGATAAGCTCTATTTAGGCCATATCACTAGGCGAAATAGGACTTTATCCAATAATGAATCGTGCATGTATCAGATTGACTAAAACAGATGTTCAgtatttgaaaataattaaaaaaaatattgaaatgataaaattttaaatatttcactTGATAATAGTAAAGAATTATGATCAATCTATCAATAAACATTTAATGATAATAAAGGAAAACTAATCAGTACTGTACTAACTAAAAATTGCGGAATAAAACAGCTAGAATCTAAACCAAATATATGTATGTGATCTTTGATATTTTGCAGtctaagaaaataattaaaaaagtgaaaCTTAACCTTCCGGATAGAAATAAGGACATCACGAATGGCCCCAACACAATCAATCTTGGGTGACGAGCAAAGAATTGAAGAATTTGAAAGTAAAGTAGCACAATATTGCTCAAGCTGCACGTGAGATATCTGTGCAGGAACCCAATACTCAACAAACCTATAGGAGTCAGACTTGCATCTGTTTGCAATATGACTTGACAATTTCTCCTTCGGCTGAACAACACTTTCATTGGAACTATATATTAAACTATCTTTTTCATTATCATTTTGACCATCAAGAGCCAGAACATTTTTGTCTTCCACAGCGCTATCCTGAAAAGCCAGTAGGATTAAATAGGCAACAAAACAAATTTGAGATGAGGGACAAGGCCAAACCTATACATCAAAAGAAACAAACCTTCAGGTGTCCAGTTCCACTTGTGTAGTCACTCTTATCCTTCTGCACCATGGTTGGCTCAGTGTCATCTTCGTCCTGATCCTAATGAAAAGATACAAAAATATGAGACTTCCCACAAATtcacataaacaaataaatgTACAGGGATACATAttgataattttaatttaagggAAGAGATTTGATGTCTGGTCACCAGaggattgttgattaattatTAACCAGCAATCTATCATTAGTGTTGCGGCCCCCATATTAATTTGTTAGAGAAATAGTATTGTAAGcctttttgcaaaaaaaaaaaatcaagtaaaTTGATAGAAGGGGGACGATGTGGATAAAAGAAATCCAACCAACCTCAGCTGCACATGGATCGCACGACTCCTTGACTGTAGGATTATAATCTAACCTGCAAAGTAAAGAACCAATCACTTAGACGTGAAAAACACTTAATATGTTGAA
Coding sequences within it:
- the LOC123896807 gene encoding helicase protein MOM1-like isoform X1 — translated: MVNSTRASQKAKDEENVRVTRSREKAKINGHPNLLDTDSTRKSTRETPLRKTNASSSSTQKSEQVEKATLPAPEARRKSERVEKKKTPSPLTKSGKTRNPSSSSSPSDSKSAGSLGSISRQKLQKEKSVKQLAFEAPEVTENEEHNVGTSQVKIKRMDARMYRSLFKDGKKGTIKKLSIGNCSDNKEVSKNGTLPSEDAKAKETRVDSSIDGQKCQSKGDNCSGAKIDELSKGSCSDINEVSKHGTLPSEDDKANETRVDSRLSGPMTNLAENNVTPGSFIPSNTPTYETSVVPIRVQSDCCREETLPTLASGNSILDDDDMVSNNAGLGGGENLAPSKRKVITVDTESNVSSTISKGDNANLIPDALPSKLGGNESCSKRTRLDYNPTVKESCDPCAAEDQDEDDTEPTMVQKDKSDYTSGTGHLKDSAVEDKNVLALDGQNDNEKDSLIYSSNESVVQPKEKLSSHIANRCKSDSYRFVEYWVPAQISHVQLEQYCATLLSNSSILCSSPKIDCVGAIRDVLISIRKCCNHPYVNDPSVQTLLFKDLEEVDYPSDKEKLVEYLNVGIKASGKLQLLDSMLTELRKNNLRALVLFQSIGKDSIGDILDDFLRQRFDVDSFERIDKSLSSSKKQAAMKKFNDKNNKRFVFLMETSACLPSIKLSSIDTVIIFDSDWNPMNDLRSLQKITLDSQFQFIKMFRLYTAFTAEEKALILATQDKALDINCLYSSRGLNHTLLMWGASRLFDELGVSLDGSTSTSSPIPLLEKTVSEFTSCLSDAGEDSDTSSHSILLKVQQNGGSYCSNFPLLGELKLGSLDEESPQTFWTKLLEGKHFRWKYSSSPSQRSRKRVHCFNNLEGGTNPVNEGITKKRMKVSNNTVDQPTSKSEGEKLPTGVKAGIFGDLVGKVTQFFPSSNKPQDNGVGSEKNGRIHDEQRSLHLLLKPQITKLCDVLLLPDNVKNMVDNFLEYVMNHHHVDREPVSILQAFQISLIWTAASLLNHKLDHKASLILAEQNLNFDCKKGEVDLIFSMLRCLKKIFLHRTENCNNTSSPKASKSPRVSCTGVAQEVELFKKDLSKSIKKIQKKCEKTLNKIRLMHQEEKQRLRASNEAQKAELERKYTIELAFTRSCSPNEVTRIEMLKILNIEHQKRIEDLEFQYETSLKDLEDKHSAHILKVQDCETTWVEDLKSWAKNELRNIVALKELGTGFDYSQMCDNVAESMKETGAVVPQKNSPSVDKTVEQQNSLVKHDRANEMDIMVSNDRAVSGNEDHNTTENQHVSQENILSKLSHSREQNSYGATSMTDEAIRSENFGHESRDGCEKPSLDTACLPDCREQNSDCATSMTDEDNRCANFGHRSRDGCEIPSLGTACLPDCENATHPVHQCSDGVSSSVPEGQIPGEVQETTNGGDSVSVSKRQVHVEMSEAVNFTDCLLQSPPSYVAQISDRGSIDVPVIDGVSSPRPCQAACSTSCRDTISLSNPPLEQQIPDGLLSIPDGDIPVTVPENSHAVADCHKDIEPSTNAVLVDNSTTNDLEGGVLGTVTSAPVSSRPVNVMEPLEQGQQLPSVESAADKDSAGEMQNSYEQVQLASRSADVVPANQITVPPKQVHQLAAAELSSNLGMLGLSNFHLATEDEHQPSNVPDIPTHHPEPSSAVPNKNVAQPHSNSALFLHSNQAAVHPVSNSDLDSVTASRVRTQSANPRNLSTPLEMNNHPIQSTAPSSSTRLPHLSYDPLKIEFEKIQKAIEQTSKSHEDSKLRLKSDFEKELAELRKKYDVKFQEMEVEFQRTKKTLDTNLNTVCVNKLLADAFRSKCLDLKAPGASGMQHDSLPRQLHQRSSQQTATRSLVVSGSSGQPPATSLLSPSIAPSQPPATSLLSPPIAPKSQHMVPPGYNKSGTSSGVSARPPLINTTRSSIARDVQTGGEIRAPAPHLQSSRPPNSVPPSSFHPLLLRNLSQTAPSNLRAISPSHARVPPLQRPTTHQSNPQTGYRPDSAGRLATPNLPLTGSHGNVSNQSNITSPNVISRLSDTAPANLSRFGPNSSSMVINSSHQAASADLVCLSDDDD